The Spinacia oleracea cultivar Varoflay chromosome 2, BTI_SOV_V1, whole genome shotgun sequence DNA segment AAGTTTGTGTGCAAAGTGAAGAGTTGTGTTACTCACCAGCTGCAGTCACCTCAGTGGTTTTCCAGTAGCAGGTATTCCATTATAGACATTTACAGTCAAATAGCAACTGCTGGGGATAGAGTAACTTGGCAGGGATATGTCTGGAATAGGCTGACTATTCCAAAGCACAGATTTATTCTTTGGCTCACAATGCTTGACAGATTGAAAACTAAAGAAAGACTTCACAAGGTGGGGATTATTTCTGATGACCTGTGTCCTATCTGTTTCACTCATACAGAAAAGATTGATCACCTTTTCTTTGCCTGTGAGTTTAGCAAACAATGCAAGCAGCTGATTCTGGATTGTCTTGGGATCAATCTAAATAGATTCACTGTAACCAGTCTCCTCAAAGGGGTTCAAAGATACAATAGAGGCAAATGCAAAAAGGCAATTCTGTTTACTGCCATAGCCAGCTTAGTGTACAATGTGTGGAAAGCTAGAAATGCAGCTGTTTGGGCTGCTAAGGTGCCTACTATCCATTCTACAGTTGCTAACATCAAGGCAGAAGTCAAAGGAAGGGTTTACAACCTGCTTAGTAAGAAGTCTAGGCCTAGTGATCTCAATTGGTTTAACAGTTTGTAAAGGAGAGCTTGTTGCTCTTCCTGTTTGTTTTTAGGCTAGGTGCTCTTAGCCTTTCTGTTCTTTGACCTTGTGGCTGCTTCTGGTGTGCCAAAGGTTAAGGATGTATTTCTATTTTTGTGCTAATCAATATATCCTTAtttgcttgccaaaaaaaaaaacatttcaaTGTATGGTTTTGAGTTGCAAAACAATGTTAATTTCCAATCCACATCATTAAACGTAATATTTTTAAGgacatttttttttggtatgtactaccttaaaaatacaccacttttttactttcttattttaaaaaattaaaattactaccttaaagttccattttttttttatttactaccactttacagtttctcattttaaaattaggaTATCTCTTCTGTTTCTTAATCGTATAAAGTAattcattcttctcatttatgtgtaaggattccatatggatctttattttaatattttgtaaaagataaaacgaattaaatattatttgtaaaattttaaaatttttataaaagatgaaatccctatagaaaaaggaaataaTGAACtgtgaatcactttaaacgattaagaaatgaaagagatatctaaaatttaaaatgagaaaactgtaaagtggtagtaaataaataaaaaattgaactttaaggtagtaatttaaaataaaaatttcataaggtagtaaatacaaaagtggtgtatatttaaggtagtaaatactaattttttttttttgagggaaagtaaatacttttttttaatatatgtttcatgaaaaaaattcaagacatgaatttttttttatttaggaaatagattttattgtaaatattatgaaattattaaaatattacgTGACATTTAGTCATAACTACtgtaaataatttattttttacgaATCTTATTGATTATGGAGGCAACATAAATATTATGGAGAGACAAGTTGGTATCAATACGGAGTAATACtgctactttctctctctacatttCCTCTCAAAGAAGGAAACCAATTTCTCTCAAACCCTAACTCCACCGCCTTAGCTCGTCGGCGGCCTGAGCTCCGCCTACCTCAGGTCGCCGACGAGTTCATCTCTGTAGGTGTCTGTCTCATCGCCGCCGTCTTTGTGTAGAAGAGATCGGCGAGGGTTTCTCCGgccaagaagaagaagaggaaaacAAGGTTTGTGTCTCGAATTTTCCAATTCCTCTTAGTGTTGTTCTCTCTAGCCGGGTTTTTTTTCCAATTAGGTAGGTGTTTAGTCGTCTTCATCCAAGTttggctttgcttgctttgctTGGGGGATCGTTCTTAGCATTTAGAGGGTGGAGATAAATCTCGATCTGATTTTCAGTAATCGTTGGGTCTCTAATCTCAGATCTAACTCGTACGCCGCCGTCGGAAAATCGCCGGTAAAGGTAAAGTACGAGCTAGGGTTTCTATTTTGGGAAAATGAGGGGATTCCAGCCACTCAAAATTGGAGCTACTCTCATCGCCGTCGTCTTGTGGTATCGGGAAAAACCCCGATCTTGACGATAAAGGAGAGGAGGGAATCAATTGGAGCTAACCTGGTCACCGTTGTCTTGTGGTATCGGAAAAACGCCGATCTTGGCAATAAAATTGGTGAAAGCTGGGTTGAGTTTCTGCTTTCGATTTTGGGTAGTCAAGTTTGAGCACTAGTCTTTGTCGCGGATGTTCGTCAAATTGCGTGGCTGTAAGTGGTGTTCCTCTTCCTCTTTTTTGGCCTTCTATTTTGTTgagttaattagtttaattagttgtGTGATGGTTAGTCTAGTTGGTTTTTGGGTTAATGGTTTAGGGATGGCCAGAGTTATGTCCCTGTTTAGTTTGTTCTTTGTCTTAGTTGTTGGCCCATTGGTATGTCTGTTTTGGGTCAACTTGTTTTGGGTAGCTTGGTATTTTTTCTCTGTGTTTAGGTGGGTTGTTTCCCCATATGAGGTTGTTGTAGTTTTGGTTAAATTTCCAGGGACTCTTATGTGGGAGTTCCTAATTCAGAAGCCTGGGATAGGAATGTTGGGATTAGTTAATAAGTGTATGGAGGTAATGCGTGTGAATGACATTTCCTCATTTGGGCAATTTTGGTCTTTAGGTGGACGATTGTCCTTGTGTGGTGTAAGAAACGCTGGAGGTTCTGTTTTGGGCGCCATGTCAAGGGAAGGGGATATGTGTGGGAGGGGGTTTGAGTTTACATTGGTCATGGTTGTAAGGTCTGTTATGGGGTTAACTAACGTTAATTCTCATTTTAGGTTAGCGATAACTGTGTTTGTCGCTTTCAAAACCTCTTATTTTAACGCTGCTCCCCATTTTATGAGGATTTATAGCATGCTTTTTGAGTCACTTTTAGTGATTCATGCCGTTTGTGAGCAAATCACAAGTCCCTTGCAACCGGGTCGTGTCATTACTACTCTTCTACTTCTTTCTTTGGGTCTCAAGTGTTTCAGGTTCTTAAGGGAGCCTCCACTTTATTTTCCCAGTATCTCAGTATTCTACAAGGAAACGATCAAGATTGACTTTGGCATGCTATTACTTGTTTGGCAATGTAAACAAAGTCAAGTGAACAACCGGGGGCCATCGGAGAAGATTTAGCTATCCTTGTAGTGTTAAGTAGTTTATTTTCAGTTTGTTATAAGTTGTATATGGAGATTATATATTACACAAAATTATATCTCTTTTTGTTAAGTGAAAATTTTGTAGTAGATAAAACTTTTgttgttaaaataataatggggaataaaaaataaaaaaatataaaaaaacaaaaaaattccaTTGATTATGCATACGAAATAATTTTAATCATTttcataaaaaatattaaacttAAGAAAACAAATATTTCAAAGCATGATTTTGAATGGCAAATCAACATTAGTATCCAACCCATTCATTAAACCTTATCTAGACAAAGTAAATGATAGCCTGTTTGTTGAGAATCAACTATGATATTGTCAAACTGTCAAAAGAGGATAGAAAATGATGTATTATTGGCCATGTTCTTATTCTTACATAATAGAAGATTCTATTGAGATCTTGGAGTATGTTGTCAAGTTGAGGGAAAAGAAGCTAGGTACAGCAAATTAAACGCCGACTTTGATGATGAAAAGAGCAGGGTTGCCGAGCTATTGAGTGTATTGTAACATagaacaacatttttttttttcgtttcTCGTTATCATTAATatattatgattttaatttttgtaaacaTTGTTATTTATTGTGGACTAACATATTAGGGTGAGCCATATGTAATAAAATTAAGAGTTTcacattttgtttatttaatttgcACTAAAAGTATGTAGTGtagattaaataaataaaatgcggAGCtcgta contains these protein-coding regions:
- the LOC110779079 gene encoding uncharacterized protein isoform X2; protein product: MFVKLRGCKWCSSSSFLAFYFVELISLISCVMVSLVGFWVNGLGMARVMSLFSLFFVLVVGPLVCLFWVNLFWVAWYFFSVFRWVVSPYEVVVVLVKFPGTLMWEFLIQKPGIGMLGLVNKCMEVMRVNDISSFGQFWSLGGRLSLCGVRNAGGSVLGAMSREGDMCGRGFEFTLVMVVRSVMGLTNVNSHFRLAITVFVAFKTSYFNAAPHFMRIYSMLFESLLVIHAVCEQITSPLQPGRVITTLLLLSLGLKCFRFLREPPLYFPSISVFYKETIKIDFGMLLLVWQCKQSQVNNRGPSEKI